A single genomic interval of candidate division WOR-3 bacterium harbors:
- a CDS encoding 4-(cytidine 5'-diphospho)-2-C-methyl-D-erythritol kinase → MKEISLLSPAKLNLGLLVKEKREDGYHNIETIFVAINLFDRITISLKGRGIKIFADNPDIPQVRNNLMYRAVSR, encoded by the coding sequence ATGAAAGAAATCTCCCTTCTCTCGCCAGCAAAATTGAACCTTGGTCTTTTAGTTAAAGAAAAAAGAGAAGACGGTTATCATAATATTGAAACAATCTTCGTTGCCATCAATCTCTTTGACCGAATTACTATCTCCTTAAAAGGAAGGGGGATAAAGATTTTTGCTGACAATCCGGATATCCCTCAGGTGAGAAATAATCTCATGTATCGGGCGGTCTCTCGCTT
- a CDS encoding prolyl oligopeptidase family serine peptidase → MKNKLLFFTLLPFLFYALPSLKDTIIPDTWYYLGPFSVAPREGITGIDEEEIKYSLETTRVYYSIFPESGIVRWRKVAKDSLGWVKVDYEEILWDTLIDFYGFALIQSLTYFYTEVFIPEECRALVMAERASFYLNGIGYPGDPYGHDFVRIPVTLKEGKNSILLKVSGFPPHRFRFALLPSSKPVLLIKNDLTTPTLSPGENRVLVGIPILNTERKGYQVILKVFGKGVEEKEISRTLPPQMIEKVPIEFEAKVSEGESLFPIYLSLTGEDFSLLDTFYLDVKKRDEVQKITFISRIDSSVQYFALRFPKDFQPDKRYSLIVSLHGAGVEATGQASSYSQKDWAFIVCPTNRRPFGFDWQDWGRIDALEVIRYVKDNYPIDTNRIYLTGHSMGGHGVWHIGLLYPSLFAALAPGAGWPSHQLYVPWTFQRSEIFAEPSILAFRNRVLKVDQPLNFLENALNLPIFIFHGARDDNVPALFARLFTSYLNNLGYRYYYKEVPGKRHWYHLDEGIICVDDPEIMDFFQKEIRDPLPKKVIFKTSDLDISNQAYWLKVLELTKDHLLGKIEGKMKGETIEIRTENIERFAINLPPNPSFQFIKIDGKEQKVRFKPNLIFEKRGKVFSLTNNCPSILRGPMRKAYFSPFLLVYGTKSDSFAQITYHQAKREAFLWWRIGNGRCQLLPDTLVGEKEMARYNLIIFGGPEANYLAERMKEKLPIREEKGNLFFGQRRFSGDFAYRYLYPNPQKKERFILIAGGTTLKALKISTFFSTLYSSAGLPDFLIFSTEVEKKGWGGVVSGGFFSKNWGLEGGDYFIK, encoded by the coding sequence ATGAAAAATAAACTTCTCTTCTTTACCCTTCTTCCCTTTCTTTTTTATGCGCTTCCCTCCTTAAAAGATACGATCATTCCTGATACTTGGTACTATTTAGGTCCTTTTTCCGTTGCCCCAAGGGAAGGGATAACCGGAATTGATGAGGAAGAGATAAAGTATTCTTTGGAGACAACGAGAGTTTACTATTCAATATTTCCCGAGAGTGGAATTGTCCGGTGGCGCAAGGTGGCAAAGGATTCTTTGGGTTGGGTTAAGGTAGATTACGAAGAGATTCTCTGGGATACTTTGATTGATTTTTATGGCTTTGCCTTAATCCAATCCCTTACCTATTTCTACACCGAAGTTTTTATCCCCGAAGAATGCCGCGCTTTGGTGATGGCGGAGCGGGCCTCATTTTATCTCAACGGCATTGGTTATCCGGGCGACCCTTATGGTCACGACTTTGTCCGGATTCCGGTAACCTTAAAAGAAGGGAAAAACTCTATCCTTTTGAAGGTCTCTGGCTTCCCACCCCACCGCTTCCGCTTTGCCCTATTGCCTTCCTCCAAGCCGGTCCTTTTAATAAAAAATGACCTTACGACACCAACCCTTTCTCCCGGGGAGAATCGGGTTTTGGTGGGCATACCAATTTTGAATACCGAGAGGAAGGGTTATCAAGTAATCTTAAAGGTGTTTGGGAAAGGGGTGGAGGAGAAGGAAATTTCCCGGACCCTTCCGCCCCAGATGATTGAGAAGGTGCCGATCGAATTTGAGGCAAAGGTTTCAGAAGGGGAAAGTCTATTCCCTATCTATTTAAGTCTAACCGGAGAAGATTTTTCTCTTTTGGATACTTTCTATTTAGATGTTAAAAAGAGGGATGAGGTTCAGAAGATAACCTTTATCTCTCGGATTGATTCTTCGGTTCAATATTTTGCCCTCCGTTTCCCAAAGGATTTCCAACCAGATAAGAGATACTCTTTAATTGTCAGTCTGCACGGTGCCGGAGTGGAAGCGACCGGTCAGGCAAGTAGTTATTCCCAAAAGGATTGGGCATTTATCGTTTGTCCGACTAATCGGCGGCCATTCGGTTTTGACTGGCAGGATTGGGGAAGGATTGACGCTCTGGAGGTGATTCGTTATGTAAAAGATAATTACCCGATTGATACCAACCGGATCTATTTAACTGGCCATTCTATGGGTGGGCATGGTGTCTGGCATATTGGCCTTCTTTACCCTTCCCTTTTTGCCGCTCTCGCCCCAGGTGCTGGCTGGCCCTCCCATCAACTTTATGTTCCTTGGACTTTCCAACGCTCCGAGATTTTTGCCGAACCGTCAATTCTTGCTTTTAGGAATCGGGTCTTAAAAGTTGACCAACCGCTCAATTTTTTAGAGAACGCCCTAAACCTACCCATCTTCATCTTTCACGGCGCCCGGGATGATAATGTACCGGCTTTATTCGCTCGATTGTTTACTTCCTATCTTAATAATCTCGGCTACCGATATTATTACAAGGAAGTCCCGGGTAAAAGGCATTGGTATCATCTGGATGAGGGGATTATTTGTGTTGATGACCCGGAGATAATGGACTTTTTCCAAAAAGAGATAAGAGACCCATTGCCCAAAAAGGTTATCTTTAAGACATCCGATTTGGATATTAGTAATCAGGCGTATTGGCTAAAAGTTTTAGAACTGACAAAAGACCATTTACTCGGAAAGATTGAAGGGAAGATGAAAGGGGAGACGATTGAAATAAGAACGGAGAATATTGAAAGGTTTGCTATCAATCTGCCTCCTAACCCCTCTTTTCAATTTATAAAGATTGATGGCAAAGAACAAAAGGTAAGATTTAAGCCCAATTTAATCTTTGAGAAGAGAGGAAAAGTTTTTTCTCTAACCAATAATTGTCCATCAATTTTAAGGGGTCCGATGCGGAAAGCCTACTTTTCCCCTTTCCTTTTGGTCTACGGCACAAAGTCCGATTCCTTTGCCCAAATTACCTATCATCAGGCAAAGAGGGAGGCATTTCTCTGGTGGCGAATTGGGAATGGGCGATGTCAATTGCTTCCGGATACTTTGGTCGGGGAGAAGGAGATGGCGAGGTATAATCTCATAATCTTTGGTGGCCCGGAGGCAAACTATCTTGCGGAGAGGATGAAAGAGAAATTACCGATTAGAGAGGAGAAAGGAAATCTCTTTTTTGGGCAACGGAGGTTTTCTGGTGATTTCGCCTATCGTTATCTCTATCCCAATCCACAAAAAAAGGAGAGATTTATTTTAATCGCTGGGGGGACAACCTTAAAGGCGCTAAAAATTTCCACCTTCTTCTCCACCCTTTATTCTTCGGCTGGCTTACCCGATTTTCTTATCTTCTCAACCGAAGTAGAAAAGAAAGGTTGGGGGGGAGTAGTCTCTGGTGGTTTTTTTAGTAAGAATTGGGGGTTAGAGGGTGGGGACTATTTTATTAAATGA
- a CDS encoding DUF192 domain-containing protein, translated as MSRIRKPILFFTTFLFIACAPKSPKVEKKETKFLTIKIKGIEMKVEMAKNEEERVLGLKYRDSLPKNSGMLFIFEEEGIYPFWMVDTKIPLDIAFIDKNQVIVDIQSMEPFSPILHKPNLPFLYALEVNQGFFQEKGIKKGDTVFFGDEK; from the coding sequence GTGAGCCGAATAAGAAAGCCAATTCTCTTCTTTACGACTTTTCTTTTTATTGCTTGTGCGCCAAAAAGTCCAAAGGTAGAAAAGAAAGAGACTAAATTTTTAACCATAAAGATAAAAGGGATAGAGATGAAGGTAGAGATGGCAAAAAATGAAGAGGAGAGGGTTTTGGGTTTAAAGTATCGCGACTCCCTACCAAAAAATTCCGGGATGCTCTTTATCTTTGAAGAGGAGGGGATATATCCCTTCTGGATGGTTGATACGAAAATTCCTTTGGATATTGCCTTCATTGATAAAAATCAGGTGATAGTTGATATTCAATCAATGGAACCATTCTCCCCAATTCTTCACAAGCCAAACTTGCCTTTCCTTTATGCCCTGGAGGTGAACCAAGGGTTTTTCCAAGAAAAAGGGATAAAAAAGGGAGATACGGTTTTCTTTGGCGATGAAAAATAA
- the glyS gene encoding glycine--tRNA ligase subunit beta, with product MPNFLLEIGTEEIPASYLSPATEFLVNSFKKLLLENKIGYKEIKSFFTPCRMAILVKGIKERQEVWEEEVIGPPKKVALTEDGSLTSQGKGFLLANKAKEYYWRETPKGEYLFIRKKKGGEKTNLILSSLLPSLITEIPFPKRMRWAESGVAFARPIRWICSVFNGSILRFPFPNIRVGNFTYGNKNFKKRVVLKDAKDYERVLKKYKVIPSYEERRKSVLNKANSLAKKVKGEILADSELLDEITNTLEFPVPILVNFAERYLSLPKPVITTVLKKHLRALSIGQGDNLLPYFIVFLNNPLGKKSEVKKWYENSAESRLADAEFFFNEDLKKGLENFLLEEKKVIWIEGLGTLYDKTERMKKLVEKLGSYYPEIDREGLQKATLLSKADLLTNIVREKELTSLQGIMGGIYAQMAGEKEVVFQAIGEQYLPIPKTKEGALLALADRFDNIVASFLKGEIPTGSYDPFGLKRMADTILEIFSSHHLFLSVDEPIEFLLGEFSSTDLSLKEKILRFFGERVKLFLMEKGYRYDIADSLISLSPLVPYDLEMRAEALTRFREERKEEFRTLVIGQKRAKNILREAERKGIAYSEIVNPDLLREEPEKVLFEKGKGLEERLKNSLKERRYLETLELLLTLREAIDKVFDEVLVMTEDAELRRNRLALFSYIKSLFYSFCDFSLLVLEGEEK from the coding sequence ATGCCAAACTTTCTTTTGGAAATTGGGACCGAAGAGATTCCAGCCTCTTATTTATCACCAGCAACCGAATTTCTGGTTAATTCTTTTAAGAAACTATTATTAGAGAATAAAATTGGTTACAAAGAGATAAAATCATTTTTTACTCCCTGCCGAATGGCTATTTTGGTGAAAGGGATAAAAGAGAGACAAGAGGTATGGGAAGAGGAGGTTATCGGGCCGCCCAAAAAAGTTGCCTTAACGGAAGATGGTTCCCTCACTTCTCAGGGAAAGGGTTTTCTTTTAGCCAATAAGGCAAAGGAATATTATTGGCGGGAGACTCCAAAGGGAGAATATCTCTTTATTAGGAAGAAGAAGGGGGGAGAGAAGACCAATTTGATTCTCTCATCTCTCTTACCTTCTTTAATTACCGAAATACCATTTCCCAAAAGGATGCGTTGGGCAGAAAGTGGGGTTGCCTTTGCCCGGCCCATCCGCTGGATTTGCTCGGTCTTTAATGGTTCTATTTTAAGATTTCCCTTTCCCAACATTCGGGTCGGAAATTTTACTTATGGGAATAAAAATTTTAAGAAGAGAGTTGTTTTGAAAGATGCTAAGGACTACGAAAGGGTATTAAAAAAATATAAAGTGATCCCTTCTTATGAAGAGAGAAGAAAATCGGTGCTTAATAAGGCAAATAGTTTAGCCAAGAAGGTGAAGGGTGAGATTTTAGCCGACTCCGAACTCTTAGATGAGATTACCAATACCTTGGAATTTCCCGTTCCCATTTTAGTCAATTTTGCTGAGAGGTATCTCAGTTTACCAAAGCCGGTTATCACTACGGTTTTAAAAAAGCATTTGCGGGCTCTTTCCATTGGGCAGGGTGATAACCTTTTGCCCTATTTTATCGTGTTTCTCAATAACCCATTGGGGAAAAAATCGGAAGTGAAGAAATGGTATGAGAATAGTGCGGAGAGTAGACTGGCGGATGCGGAGTTTTTCTTTAACGAAGACCTAAAAAAGGGTTTAGAAAATTTCCTTTTAGAAGAGAAGAAGGTGATTTGGATTGAGGGTTTAGGAACGCTTTATGATAAGACCGAAAGGATGAAAAAACTAGTGGAGAAGTTGGGTAGTTATTATCCGGAGATTGACCGGGAGGGGTTGCAAAAGGCAACTCTTCTCTCCAAAGCCGACCTCTTGACGAATATCGTTCGGGAGAAGGAATTGACCTCCCTGCAGGGGATTATGGGCGGAATCTATGCCCAGATGGCTGGGGAAAAGGAAGTTGTCTTTCAGGCGATTGGTGAGCAGTATCTCCCAATTCCTAAGACGAAGGAAGGGGCTTTATTGGCTTTGGCTGACCGTTTTGACAATATCGTCGCCTCCTTCTTAAAAGGGGAGATACCAACCGGTTCTTACGACCCCTTCGGTCTAAAAAGGATGGCGGATACAATTCTGGAGATTTTTTCTTCCCATCATCTATTCCTATCCGTTGACGAGCCAATTGAATTCCTTTTAGGGGAGTTTTCTTCTACTGACCTTTCCCTAAAAGAAAAAATTTTAAGGTTCTTCGGAGAAAGGGTGAAACTATTTCTTATGGAAAAGGGTTATCGCTATGATATCGCCGATTCCCTTATTTCCCTTTCTCCTTTGGTCCCCTATGATTTGGAGATGCGGGCTGAAGCCTTAACGAGATTTCGGGAGGAAAGAAAAGAGGAGTTTCGGACGCTGGTGATTGGGCAGAAAAGGGCAAAGAATATCTTACGAGAAGCGGAAAGGAAAGGGATTGCCTATTCCGAAATCGTTAACCCCGACCTTTTGCGGGAAGAGCCGGAGAAAGTTCTTTTTGAGAAGGGGAAGGGTTTAGAGGAGAGATTGAAAAATTCTTTGAAAGAACGCCGCTACTTAGAGACCTTAGAACTCCTTCTCACCTTACGGGAGGCTATTGATAAGGTCTTTGATGAGGTACTGGTGATGACCGAAGATGCGGAATTACGAAGAAATCGACTTGCCCTCTTCTCTTATATCAAATCCCTATTTTACTCCTTTTGTGACTTCTCTCTTTTGGTCTTAGAAGGCGAGGAGAAGTGA
- a CDS encoding FlgD immunoglobulin-like domain containing protein: MRPVLYQNRPNPFKGLTSISFAIPKETFVSLLIYDASGRKVKSLIRERLKPGNYNLKWDGKDDKERDLPQGVYFYRLWAEDFKDIKKIVLIR, encoded by the coding sequence TTGCGACCGGTTTTATACCAGAATAGACCGAACCCATTTAAGGGCTTGACCAGTATCTCTTTTGCTATTCCCAAAGAGACCTTTGTCTCACTTTTAATCTATGATGCCTCAGGGAGAAAGGTTAAGAGTTTAATTAGGGAGAGGTTAAAGCCTGGGAATTACAACTTAAAATGGGATGGTAAAGACGATAAAGAGAGGGATTTACCCCAAGGGGTCTATTTCTATCGGCTTTGGGCGGAGGACTTTAAGGATATTAAGAAGATAGTCCTAATCCGGTAG